A stretch of the Ptiloglossa arizonensis isolate GNS036 chromosome 1, iyPtiAriz1_principal, whole genome shotgun sequence genome encodes the following:
- the LOC143154257 gene encoding tetratricopeptide repeat protein 27 translates to MMNNSGSDIMKITDKEIEVLLLTNFVEDEVSELPLYVKNILNGQYRDVLNSELYFNLIKLYNHDNFVKLIHNSIEKEVTMHTFWLCAGTASMLYFIKCNWTGPQSDEDIEWLKGQKESALTDLSLHDECNTNIKKPELLYFSKIIFSNKILQSTYKSCIWWLFRANLLHQFVLNESSGVIFDETEQLINKIIDLPLLKNIHCKTLFYIETAQFYSYYRRIQSLEKYLEFAQETAKLSFSLEGALGKRTKYQKEDKAQLYLKTNLKKDQFPFRRCQNLPKSLDLNDDIRLERIEFSESIKNIQLGAVEEAIVLTKYVQLLISQPRDKITDEEVKPYLTYVIESTRNWSLKMTALYYRCSMESVDKRAVERSMMQMEYLIYEFKNTKVPVAHRMDMFFASGLKPIWVLEQTWAHLMFNLGLVKSALDIFLKLQLWEEVIACYNRLELKHKAIEIIHQEISKKPTIQLWCVLGDATQDSNHYETAWKLSNEKSSRAQRDWGFFYFAKKNYKEAIPHLKLSVELNNIQENVWIRLGFAALQIEDWKLAATAYKHYCALEQSTFEAWNNLAKAYIKLGDKAKAWKTLQDAIKCNYDNWQIWDNLMIVSIDLGEFSEVIRCYHRILDLKNNHLDVQVLDILTHAILNNINDSDGNSAQRLLPKTLELFGRISFIIPNNFHIWKMYGQLTALKKTDIDDEKAAQYLQQAHRAAVSDPKWFQQEESIQDILQLCCELAEMYLHCTSNCEIKKKRTLLGSAKLSLQGVVKKVQDQKWNNEKLSIHLQKVEEYLNVVTNELEKIKLTN, encoded by the exons ATGATGAATAATTCAGGTTCAGATATAATGAAAATAACAGACAAAGAGATTGAAGTTCTACTGTTAACAAATTTTGTTGAAGATGAAG TTTCGGAATTGCcactttatgtaaaaaatatactaaatggACAATATAGAGATGTCTTAAACAGtgaattatatttcaatttaattaaattgtacaatcatgataattttgttaaattgaTACATAACAGCATAGAAAAAGAAGttactatgcatactttttggCTATGTGCAGGCACAGCTTCTAtgctatattttattaaatgtaattGGACAGGACCACAAAGCGATGAAGACATTGAATGGTTAAAAGGTCAAAAAGAAAGTGCACTTACAGATTTATCTTTACACGATGAATGCAATACCAATATCAAGAAGCCAGAGCTTCtctatttttccaaaataatattttctaacaaaatatTACAAAGCACTTATAAGAGTTGTATTTGGTGGTTATTTAGAGCAAATCTTTTACATCAATTTGTATTAAATGAAAGTTCTGGTGTGATATTTGATGAGACAGAACAATTGATTAACAAAATTATAGACTTGCCTCTGTTAAAGAACATCCACTGTAAAACTCTGTTTTATATTGAAACTGCacaattttattcttattataGAAGGATTCAGAGTTTAGAAAAATATCTTGAGTTTGCTCAAGAAACAGCAAAATTAAGTTTCAGCCTTGAAGGTGCTTTAGGTAAACGTACAAAATATCAAAAAGAAGACAAGGCCCAACTATATTTaaaaacgaatttaaaaaaagatcaATTTCCTTTTAGACGTTGTCAAAATTTACCAAAATCTCTTGATTTAAATGATGATATTAGATTAGAACGCATTGAATTTtcagaaagtataaagaatattcAATTAGGGGCAGTCGAAGAAGCTATTGTATTAACAAAATA tgtTCAATTGCTGATATCACAACCAAGGGATAAAATAACAGATGAAGAAGTTAAACCATATCTAACT taTGTAATAGAAAGTACAAGAAATTGGTCATTAAAAATGACTGCTCTTTATTATCGCTGTTCAATGGAATCTGTTGATAAAAGAGCCGTTGAACGATCAATGATGCAGatggaatatttaatatatgAATTCAAAAATACAAAAGTGCCTGTTGCACACAGAATGGATATGTTTTTTGCAAGTGGTCTTAAACCTATCTGGGTCTTAGAACAAACATGGGCGCATTTAATGTTTAATCTTGGATTAGTGAAAAGTGCTTTAGATATTTTCTTAAAACTCCAACTATGGGAAGAAGTCATTGCCTGTTACAATAGATTGGAATTGAAAcataaa GCAATAGAAATAATTCATCAAGAAATATCCAAAAAGCCAACAATTCAGTTATGGTGTGTACTGGGTGATGCAACTCAAGATTCAAATCATTATGAAACAGCATGGAAATTATCTAATGAGAAAAGTAGTCGAGCCCAAAGAGATTGGGGATTCTTTTACTTTGCAAAGAAAAAT TATAAGGAGGCTATACCACATTTAAAATTATCAgttgaattaaataatattcaagaAAATGTATGGATAAGACTTGGATTTGCAGCTTTACAAATAGAGGATTGGAAATTAGCTGCAACAGCATATAAACATTATTGTGCACTAGAACAGTCg ACATTTGAGGCATGGAATAACTTGGCAAAAGCTTATATAAAACTAGGTGATAAAGCAAAAGCTTGGAAAACTCTTCAGGATGCTATAAAATGCAATTATGATAATTGGCAAATTTGGGATAATTTAATGATTGTTAGTATTGATTTAGGAGAGTTTTCAGAA GTAATTCGATGTTATCATCGTATTTTGGATCTCAAGAATAATCATTTAGATGTTCAAGTTCTTGATATATTAACCCATgccatattaaataatataaatgattCTGATGGGAACTCGGCACAAAGATTGCTTCCAAAAACTTTAGAATTATTTGGAAGAATTAGTTTTATCATACCTAATAATTTCCATATTTGGAAAATGTATGGTCAGCTTACTGCTCTTAAAAAAACAGATATTGATGATGAAAAAGCAGCACAATATTTGCAGCAAGCACACCGTGCTGCAGTGTCAGATCCTAAATGGTTTCAACAAGAAGAATCAATACAAGATATATTACAGTTATGTTGTGAATTAGCAGAAATGTATTTACACTGTACTTCTAATtgtgaaataaagaaaaaaaggacaTTGTTGGGAAGTGCAAAATTGTCGCTTCAAGGAGTAGTAAAAAAAGTTCAAGATCAAAAGTGGAATAATGAAAAACTTTCTATACATTTGCAAAAGgttgaagaatatttaaatgttgtaacaaatgaattagaaaaaataaaattaacaaattaa
- the Rfk gene encoding riboflavin kinase codes for MSNKNLPYCLKGLVVKGFGRGSKDLGIPTANFEDKVVNALPKDFDTGVYYGWASIDGEIHKMVASIGWNPFYKNEKKTIEVHLLHKFENDFYGKQIEVIFVGYIRSQKCFTSKEELIKAINDDIAITEQQLQQPDMNTFKEIFLKNISTSK; via the exons ATGTCTAACAAAAACTTACCATATTGTTTGAAGGGATTAGTTGTCAAAGGTTTTGGTAGAGGTTCCAAGGATTTAGGTATACCAACAG CAAATTTTGAAGATAAAGTAGTTAATGCTTTACCTAAAGATTTTGATACTGGAGTTTATTATGGATGGGCTTCTATAGATGGAGAAATTCATAAGATGGTTGCGAGCATTGGCTGGAATCcattttacaaaaatgaaaagaaaacaata GAAGTACATTTACTtcataaatttgaaaatgatttttatgGAAAACAAATTGAAGTAATTTTTGTGGGTTATATACGTTCACAAAAATGTTTTACTTCTAAag AGGAATTAATTAAAGCAATAAATGATGACATTGCAATTACTGAACAGCAATTGCAGCAACCAGACATGAATACTTTTAAAgagatatttttaaagaatattagtacttcaaaatga
- the LOC143154264 gene encoding uncharacterized protein LOC143154264 produces MEADEVIIENVISNDKYNERILNVKENNSALGVVKNLSTPEESITNNVFEPSHTTDDYEIILIDNEKDNTNEQQESFTIVNHDKKFISNDDNEQSISKDLLVKNIKLKDDDICIVHENNIALSVKSSNKLCSLSNIAIEYGNSDSETESSSDLNKHENDETAILKEVEMQFYRSNKGALSSEESDSEDDSTTSNDSSVIVESNESDSDDSTNKKGKENNTKERKGNEMKNELDDLPRIGDLNISVPEVLCDPLGEVAWMVEQLVVVRPKPEKPTLNLDTVLFVERGQRALGKIFDVFGQVNEPHYCVRFNSSEHIQACDIKVGMNVYFCPNTEYTSLVFLHELMKIKGIDATADEPPEFSDDEEERTYYEKLKAKQISNTNETDIPFKRKRTLSPTTGWQSNHPWNRNTQRHRKAYYSRGGQRQFSSMQTVNQSQNLWAHSYQNNCSSIPRGLHPGSNEQYEYGMYPTTLQSTQYVNPNVNSINQNFYSLQNYYNEDGAAMPLNPRIPFNTSPRIHPGHLSFQNRPNVSSNLRFRNTNMFWQPQIPQSLTRMNVPWVSLPPPPPPPPPPPLSPPAPPPPLPLPLPLPPPSSSSPPLPPPSSSLPSSSGTN; encoded by the exons ATGGAAGCAGATGAGGTTATAAtagaaaatgttatttcaaatGACAAATATAATGAACGAATTTTAAatgttaaagaaaataatagtGCATTAGGTgttgttaaaaatttatcgacgcccgaagaaagtataacaaaTAATGTTTTTGAACCTAGTCATACTACGGATGACtatgaaataattttgatcgacAATGAAAAAGATAATACAAATGAACAACAAGAATCTTTTACAATAGTGAATCacgataaaaaatttattagtaaTGATGATAATGAGCAGAGTATAAGTAAAGATTTGTTAGTTAAAAACATAAAACTGAAGGATGACGATATTTGTATTGTACATGAGAACAATATAGCATTGTCAGTAAAAT CAAGCAACAAACTATGTTCTCTCTCTAATATTGCTATAGAATATGGAAATTCTGATTCAGAAACAGAAAGCAGTTCTGACCTCAATAAACATGAGAATGATGAAACTGCTATTTTAAAAGAGGTAGAAATGCAATTTTATAGATCAAACAAAGGAGCGTTGTCAAGTGAAGAAAGTGATAGTGAAGATGATTCCACTACTAGCAATGATTCTTCAGTAATAGTTGAATCAAATGAATCAGATAGTGATGACAGTACAAATAA GAAAGGTAAAGAAAATAACACAAAAGAACGAAAAGGtaatgaaatgaaaaatgaattagATGATTTACCACGTATTGGAGATTTAAATATTAGTGTACCTGAAGTACTGTGTGATCCACTAGGCGAG gTTGCATGGATGGTTGAACAATTAGTAGTTGTACGGCCAAAGCCTGAGAAACCCACATTAAATTTAGATACAGTTCTATTTGTTGAAAGAGGACAAAGAGCATTAGGTAAAATATTTGATGTGTTTGGGCAAGTGAATGAACCACATTATTGTGTGAGATTTAATAGCTCAGAACACATTCAAGCATGTGATATTAAAGTGGGAATGAATGTTTACTTTTGTCCAAATACAGAATACACATCTTTAGTTTTCTTACATGAATTAATGAA AATTAAAGGTATTGATGCAACAGCAGATGAACCTCCAGAATTTTCTGATGACGAAGAAGAACGAACttattatgaaaaattaaaagcaaAGCAAATAAGCAATACGAATGAAACTGATATACCATTTAAACGAAAACGTACTTTGA GCCCCACTACTGGTTGGCAATCGAATCACCCATGGAATAGAAATACACAAAGACACAGAAAAGCATATTATTCACGAGGAGGGCAGAGACAATTTTCTTCCATGCAGACTGTTAATCAATCACAAAATTTATGGGCACATTCTTATCAAAATAATTGTTCATCAATTCCAAGAGGTTTGCATCCAGGAAGTAATGAACAATATGAATATGGAATGTATCCAACTACATTACAATCAACACAATATGTAAATCCCAATGTAAATAGTATTAATCAGAATTTTTATAGTTTGCAGAATTATTATAATGAAGATGGTGCAGCTATGCCTTTAAATCCTAGAATTCCCTTCAATACATCTCCAAGAATTCATCCAGGACATTTATCCTTTCAAAATCGCCCAAATGTATCCTCAAATTTAAGATTTCGAAATACCAATATGTTTTGGCAACCACAAATACCACAGTCTCTTACAAGAATGAACGTTCCATGGGTATccttaccaccaccaccaccaccaccaccaccaccaccattatCACCAccagcaccaccaccaccactaccactaccactaccactaccaccaccatcaTCCTCATCACCACCTCTTCCTCCTCCATCATCTTCATTGCCTTCATCATCAGGAACAAATTGA
- the LOC143149152 gene encoding putative ATP-dependent RNA helicase DHX57, whose amino-acid sequence MDHNSIQLMEDIRLERKNAGKCVTNVSGKTKSKSESPFSTKLKVEMQTLRISEESERQLYDTLKHIYGSSFKLSDASEFENKKSNLDKQYWMERGNLVIKGIVDYSSKDTTPKIQEQIIRQFATSKLESYGFHQSHCIEALIHTKGDIGKTLEVLFYKYYGLQNIRRNQISDDVDTTDLLERRYEEKEALESIYGDMFIEKIKNQIWIVQVKLNYLVRNDVIEQEIQKIKLQQEKEKEKAVCRLFIHKKCRFGNKCRFLHQQPQALRMPEREDPHFTLEIRFPEGCKYPYEPPYFYFYKNDGTFPSINCLRIGRKLHNEAQVLSEDGTPSIFSIISLLENEYEIKEYLKVNKEHFLDQNELLFPKLPVSNDEMDTVTHHELGSIDRKNRDNITWEEILKADDLIYENFKEKQKSPKYKQMNKIRRKLPAWAKIDNILKTVHENQVTIISGETGCGKSTQVPQFLLDDWILNRSESKEHINIICTQPRRISAVGVAKRVAAERNERIGDTIGYQIRLESKISNKTRLTFCTIGILLQRLSMNPDLTDVTHIIVDEVHERSAESDFLLMLLKELLPKRSNLKVILMSATLKAEAFSAYFREAPILSIPGKTFPVEQIFLEDIFERINYVLEENSKFTRKVKGDWEQLQIDLEIAEVEGAHAAVVKESIQDENLTLPQIVSRYQGYSKQTQKNLYIMDHENINFELIEVILEWIIFGDHNYPKSGSILVFLPGLAEIITLKNQLIGNAYLSPNRGRFIIVPLHSTLSNEQQNLVFQDTGEIRKIVLSTNLAETSITIDDCVFVIDSGKMKETRFNSNQNLESLETCWVSQANALQRKGRAGRVMSGVCIHLYTSYKFKYHFLAQPVPEILRIPLEPLLLRIQLLHKGRKVDTFNSILGKMLEPPTDENIYNAIKRLQDVGAFTSEQILTPLGHHLAALPVNVRIGKLILFGAIFCCLDSALTIAACLSHKNPFIIPFEKRQKIDAKKEFFTANSDHLTILKAYKKWLKAIAQSNYTGLVFANENCLSMRTLYTLADIKYQFLELLVSIGFVPINLPKRQPNIDKILKITGHELNINNDNYKLLQGLLCAALYPNVVKVFTPEKSFKVQSLGAIPIQPKAEELRFQIKNGGFVSIHPSSVNFHVGYFSSPYLVFQEKIKTSKVFIKEISMVPILLLILFSGYELNIELHNGLSIVSLEDGWILFSVESHRVGQLLQRMKIELVKLLEQKMEDPLLNLLNHQNGKKIIQTIVNVITRE is encoded by the exons atggaCCATAATAGCATTCAATTAATGGAAGACATTAgactagaaagaaaaaatgCAGGAAAGTGTGTCAC AAATGTATCAGGAAAAACTAAAAGTAAAAGCGAAAGTCCTTTTTCAACAAAACTTAAAGTAGAAATGCAAACTTTAAGAATATCTGAAGAATCTGAACGACAGCTTTATGATACTTTAAAACATATTTATGGTTCT AGTTTTAAACTTTCTGACGCAtcagaatttgaaaataaaaagtcaAACTTAGATAAACAATATTGGATGGAAAGAGGCAACTTAGTTATTAAAGGAATAGTTGATTATTCGTCCAAAGATACTACACCTAAAATTCAAGAACAAATTATTAGACAATTTGCAACATCCAAACTTGAAAGTTATGG ttTTCATCAATCACACTGCATTGAAGCATTAATACATACAAAAGGCGACATAGGAAAAACTTTAGAAGTtttattctataaatattatgggctccaaaatattcgaagaaatcAAATATCTGATGATGTTGATACGACAGATTTATTAGAAAGACGATATGAAGAAAAAGAGGCACTTGAATCTATTTATGGAGATatgtttattgaaaaaataaaaaatcaaatttggATTGTCCAAGTTAAGTTAAATTATTTAGTAAGAAATGATGTAATAGAACaagaaatacaaaaaattaagctacaacaagaaaaagaaaaagaaaaagcagtTTGTAGATTATTTATTCACAAAAAATGTAGATTTGGAAATAAATGTAGATTTTTACATCAACAACCACAAGCATTAAGAATGCCTGAAAGAGAGGATCCGCATTTTACATTGGAAATAAGATTTCCTGAAG GTTGTAAATACCCATACGAACCACcatatttctacttttataaGAATGATGGTACATTTCCAAGTATAAACTGTTTAAGAATAGGAAGAAAATTACACAATGAAGCACAGGTATTATCTGAAGATGGCACTCCTTCTATTTTTTCTATAATATCCCTTTTGGAGAATGaatatgaaataaaagaatatttaaaagtgAATAAAGAACATTTTTTGGATCAAAATGAACTACTTTTTCCAAAACTACCAGTTTCTAATGATGAAATGGATACAGTTACACATCATGAATTGGGATCTATTGACAGAAAAAATAGAGACAACATTACGTGggaagaaatattaaaagcaGATGAtctaatttatgaaaatttcaaagaaaaacaaaaaagtcctaaatataaacaaatgaacaaaattagaagaaaattaCCTGCATGGGCTAAAAtagataatattttaaaaacagtaCATGAAAATCAAGTTACTAtaatttcaggtgaaacaggatgtggtaaaagtacacag GTACCACAATTTTTGTTAGATGATTGGATTCTTAATAGATCTGAATCAAAAGAACATATTAACATAATATGTACACAACCTCGAAGAATAAGTGCAGTAGGAGTAGCAAAAAGAGTTGCAGCAGAGAGAAATGAACGTATAGGTGACACAATAGGATATCAAATACGATTAGAGAGTAAAATATCTAATAAAACTAGATTAACATTTTGTACAATTGGCATTTTGTTACAAAGATTATCTATGAATCCAGACTTGACCGATGTGACTCATATTATTGTGGACGAAGTTCATGAAAGAAGTGCAGAAAG TGACTTCCTATTGATGCTATTGAAGGAATTGTTACCTAAAAGATCAAACCTGAAAGTTATACTTATGAGTGCAACACTTAAAGCTGAAGCTTTCTCCGCATACTTTAGAGAAGCTCCTATTTTATCTATTCCAGGAAAAACATTCCCTGTAGAACAAATCTTTTTGGAAGACATATTTGAGAGAATAAATTATGTActcgaagaaaattcgaaatttacgCGCAAAGTTAAGGGTGATTGGGAGCAGTTGCAAATAGATTTAGAAATTGCAGAAGTAGAAGGTGCTCATGCTGCTGTAGTTAAAGAATCAATTCAGGATGAGAATTTAACGTTACCACAAATTGTTAGTAGATATCAAGGCTACAGTAAACAAACacagaaaaatttgtatatcaTGGAtcatgaaaatattaattttgaacttATAGAAGTAATATTAGAATGGATTATTTTTGGAGACCATAATTATCCAAAATCTGGTTCCATTTTA GTATTTTTACCAGGGCTTGCTGAAATTATTACACTGAAAAATCAATTAATTGGCAATGCTTATCTTTCGCCAAATAGAGGAAGGTTTATTATTGTACCATTACATTCAACTTTATCTAACGAACAGCAAAATTTGGTTTTTCAGGACACTggagaaattagaaaaatagtGCTCAGCACAAATTTAGCTGAAACCTCTATTACTATAGATGATTGTGTTTTTGTAATTGATAGTGGAAAAATGAAGGAGACTAGATTCAATTCAAACCAAAACTTGGAAAGTTTAGAAACATGTTGGGTGTCGCAAGCAAATGCATTGCAGAGAAAAGGTCGTGCTGGACGTGTAATGTCTGGAGTGTGCATTCATTTATATACCTCATATAA aTTTAAATACCATTTTTTGGCACAACCGGTACCTGAAATATTAAGGATTCCTTTAGAACCATTACTTTTACGTATTCAACTTTTACATAAAGGAAGGAAAGTAGACACATTCAATAGTATTTTAG GTAAAATGTTAGAACCACCTACagacgaaaatatttataatgcaATTAAACGTCTACAAGATGTTGGTGCATTTACTTCTGAACAAATCTTGACTCCATTAGGCCATCATCTCGCTGCACTGCCCGTAAACGTACGAATCGGAAAATTAATACTATTTGGAGCAATCTTTTGCTGCCTTGATTCCGCTCTTACCATTGCAGCTTGTTTGTCTCATAAAAATCCATTTATCATACCTTTTGAGAAGAGACAGAAAATAGATGCTAAGAAAGAATTCTTTACAGCTAATTCCGATCACTTAACTATTCTTAAAGCATATAag AAATGGTTAAAAGCAATTGCGCAGAGTAATTACACAGGACTTGTTTTTGCTAATGAAAACTGTTTATCCATGCGCACATTATATACTTTAGCGGATATTAAGTATCAATTCTTAGAATTATTAGTTTCAATTGGATTTGTTCCTATTAATTTGCCCAAACGGCAACcgaatattgataaaattttgaagattactGGACACGAACTAAACATCAACAATGATAATTACAAACTTCTTCAAGGTTTACTTTGTGCTGCTCTTTATCCTAATGTTGTGAAAGTGTTTACACCAGAAAAATCTTTTAAAGTACAATCTCTTGGAGCAATTCCAATACAACCTAAGGCAGAAGAACTTAGATTTCAAATAAAGAATGGTGGTTTTGTTAGCATTCATCCGTCCTCTGTTAATTTCCATGTGGGTTATTTCTCCAGTCCATATTTAGTATttcaagaaaaaattaaaacgagTAAAGTGTTCATTAAGGAAATTTCAATGGTACCAATTCTATTATTGATTTTGTTTTCTGGTTATGAATTGAATATAGAATTGCATAATGGACTATCTATTGTATCATTAGAAGATGGTTGGATTTTGTTTAGTGTTGAATCACATAGG GTGGGTCAACTTTTACAAAGAATGAAAATAGAATTGGTTAAATTATTAGAACAAAAAATGGAAGATCCTCTTTTAAATCTCTTAAATcatcaaaatggaaaaaaaattatacaaacaatTGTGAATGTAATAACAAGAGAatag
- the LOC143146858 gene encoding WD repeat-containing protein WRAP73, translating into MSLEIENDLIRMNNQLCDFSADGRFLAIAYQTNLIIKSSKTFTTIHSFIFTDIIEFIEWSRNSEYILCANIKKAIIQVFSIHYPEWKYKLIEGSAGLESVNWSPDSRHILTLSDFNIQISVWSLENRNVTHIQNVKSSFHKLQYSSNGNELAVIVSNEGKDSIEIYKTDTWKLSKKLICGRLNSIDGICWSPNSELLCIWCSFGGETKLIIYSSILERDIGVFCPTRTIDLSKIVYNYQNELKGIENVTWMPSGQLLAITGFNEMIILLNHVTWKPLLQLYLDPVIKENYLNKVYEERIIHPKLSSAKNTSSYNKHILEEKSERPINIKIGKKNDIDILSIAKFNILEFSSCGQYLAIKHQLYPTTLWIWNIIEDYLDYLLLENSIVAINWNPIRAHLLIFCECAHMFEWTPHNATCIPTPRNIIVLNARWHSQGNLLLLCGYNKAIIYELEKKS; encoded by the exons ATGTCGTTGGAAATAGAAAACGATTTAATACGTATGAATAATCAATTATGTGATTTTTCTGCAGATGGAAGATTTTTAGCGATTGCGTATCAaacgaatttaattattaaaagtagTAAAACGTTTACAACTATTCATTCATTTATATTTACAGACATAATTGAG TTTATAGAGTGGTCTAGAAATAGTGAGTACATTTTATGTGCAAACATAAAAAAAGCTATTATTCAAGTATTTTCTATTCATTATCCTGAGTGGAAATATAAACTCATCGAAGGTAGTGCCGGTTTAGAAAGTGTTAATTGGTCTCCTGATAGTAGACACATTTTAACATTGTCAGATTTTAAT ATACAGATATCTGTATGGTCTTTGGAAAATCGGAATGTAACTCATATTCAAAATGTGAAGTCTTCTTTTCACAAATTGCAGTATAGTTCAAATGGCAATGAATTGGCAGTAATAGTTTCTAATGAAGGCAAAGATAgtatagaaatttataaaactgATACTTGGAAATTAAGTAAA aaATTAATATGCGGACGTTTAAACAGTATTGATGGAATATGTTGGTCACCGAATAGCGAACTGTTATGTATTTGGTGTTCGTTTGGCGGTGAGACaaagttaattatttattcaagtATATTGGagagagatattggagttttctGTCCTACACGAACTATAGATTTATCTAAAATAGTATACAATTATCAGAATGAATTAAAAGGTATCGAAAATGTAACATGGATGCCTAGTGGACAGTTGTTGGCTATAACTGGATTTAATGAAATG ATTATACTGCTAAATCACGTGACATGGAAACCACTTTTGCAATTGTATCTTGACCCAGTAATTAAagagaattatttaaacaaagtatatgaagaacgtataattcACCCGAAACTTTCTTCTGCAAAGAATACAAGTTCATATAATAAGCATATTT tGGAAGAAAAATCCGAACGTCCAATAAACATAAAGATTGGTAAAAAAAACGATATTGACATATTGTCAATTgctaaattcaatattttagaaTTTAGTTCGTGTGGACAGTATTTGGCCATAAAGCATCAGCTTTATCCTACAACATTATGGATATGGAATATTATTGAAGACTATCTTGATTATTTACTTCTCGAAAATAGTATCGTAG CTATAAATTGGAATCCTATACGTGCTCATCTGTTAATATTTTGCGAATGCGCGCACATGTTTGAATGGACGCCACATAATGCGACCTGTATACCAACTCCTCGAAATATTATAGTATTAAATGCTCGATGGCATTCTCAAGGAAATCTTTTACTTCTTTGTGGTTATAATAAGGCGATTATTTATGAACTGGAAAAGAAATCATAA